The following are encoded together in the Triticum dicoccoides isolate Atlit2015 ecotype Zavitan chromosome 6B, WEW_v2.0, whole genome shotgun sequence genome:
- the LOC119323729 gene encoding probable glutathione S-transferase GSTU6 isoform X2, which translates to MALPGLAFSNSQVVMLAACTGPPVTAGRPSRARFMYSLTSVNRKLIVSSSSINNPYTAAGGMQQVAAGEDEHELKLLGTWRGPFAMRVRLALNFKGLSYEYQEEDLANKSDLLLASNPVNKKVPVLIHNGMPICESLAILEYIDEVYHGIGPSLLPADPYQRARARFWAIYIDDKLVAPWWKMFVGKTDKEKDEGTMQTLAAVDMLEGALRECSKGKPFFGGDNVGYVDVVLGGMVAWMQGTEALCGVELLHTTKTPLLLAWMERFGEMEPAKVVLPKVDRLVEFAKMKRAQRALI; encoded by the exons ATGGCGCTCCCTGGGCTTGCTTTTTCTAATTCTCAGGTCGTCATGTTGGCAGCATGCACGGGTCCGCCGGTAACAGCCGGACGACCTTCAAGGGCACGCTTCATGTATTCCTTGACGTCGGTGAACCGTAAGCTCATCGTAAGCTCGTCCTCTATCAATAATCCCTACACGGCAGCTGGCGGCATG CAACAAGTGGCAGCAGGGGAAGACGAGCATGAGCTAAAGCTCCTAGGGACATGGAGGGGCCCTTTCGCGATGCGAGTGAGGCTGGCGCTCAACTTCAAGGGCCTAAGCTACGAGTACCAGGAAGAGGACCTTGCAAATAAGAGCGACCTTCTCCTCGCGTCAAACCCGGTGAACAAGAAGGTGcccgtgctcatccacaatggtATGCCTATCTGCGAGTCGCTTGCTATCTTGGAGTACATCGATGAGGTCTACCATGGGATAGGACCCTCCCTCCTCCCCGCCGACCCCTACCAACGTGCTAGGGCTCGATTCTGGGCCATCTACATTGACGACAAG CTAGTCGCGCCATGGTGGAAGATGTTTGTGGGCAAGACAGATAAGGAGAAAGATGAAGGGACAATGCAAACGCTAGCGGCGGTGGATATGCTAGAGGGGGCCTTGAGGGAATGCTCCAAGGGGAAGCCGTTCTTTGGAGGAGACAACGTCGGATATGTTGATGTTGTGTTGGGTGGTATGGTTGCATGGATGCAAGGAACCGAGGCGCTTTGTGGTGTGGAGCTTCTACATACCACCAAGACTCCGCTTCTATTGGCATGGATGGAGCGCTTTGGCGAAATGGAACCCGCCAAGGTGGTTCTGCCAAAAGTCGATAGGCTGGTTGAGTTTGCAAAGATGAAACGTGCCCAAAGGGCTCTAATCTAA
- the LOC119323729 gene encoding probable glutathione S-transferase GSTU6 isoform X1 — protein MALPGLAFSNSQVVMLAACTGPPVTAGRPSRARFMYSLTSVNRKLIVSSSSINNPYTAAGGMVCTQQVAAGEDEHELKLLGTWRGPFAMRVRLALNFKGLSYEYQEEDLANKSDLLLASNPVNKKVPVLIHNGMPICESLAILEYIDEVYHGIGPSLLPADPYQRARARFWAIYIDDKLVAPWWKMFVGKTDKEKDEGTMQTLAAVDMLEGALRECSKGKPFFGGDNVGYVDVVLGGMVAWMQGTEALCGVELLHTTKTPLLLAWMERFGEMEPAKVVLPKVDRLVEFAKMKRAQRALI, from the exons ATGGCGCTCCCTGGGCTTGCTTTTTCTAATTCTCAGGTCGTCATGTTGGCAGCATGCACGGGTCCGCCGGTAACAGCCGGACGACCTTCAAGGGCACGCTTCATGTATTCCTTGACGTCGGTGAACCGTAAGCTCATCGTAAGCTCGTCCTCTATCAATAATCCCTACACGGCAGCTGGCGGCATGGTATGTACG CAACAAGTGGCAGCAGGGGAAGACGAGCATGAGCTAAAGCTCCTAGGGACATGGAGGGGCCCTTTCGCGATGCGAGTGAGGCTGGCGCTCAACTTCAAGGGCCTAAGCTACGAGTACCAGGAAGAGGACCTTGCAAATAAGAGCGACCTTCTCCTCGCGTCAAACCCGGTGAACAAGAAGGTGcccgtgctcatccacaatggtATGCCTATCTGCGAGTCGCTTGCTATCTTGGAGTACATCGATGAGGTCTACCATGGGATAGGACCCTCCCTCCTCCCCGCCGACCCCTACCAACGTGCTAGGGCTCGATTCTGGGCCATCTACATTGACGACAAG CTAGTCGCGCCATGGTGGAAGATGTTTGTGGGCAAGACAGATAAGGAGAAAGATGAAGGGACAATGCAAACGCTAGCGGCGGTGGATATGCTAGAGGGGGCCTTGAGGGAATGCTCCAAGGGGAAGCCGTTCTTTGGAGGAGACAACGTCGGATATGTTGATGTTGTGTTGGGTGGTATGGTTGCATGGATGCAAGGAACCGAGGCGCTTTGTGGTGTGGAGCTTCTACATACCACCAAGACTCCGCTTCTATTGGCATGGATGGAGCGCTTTGGCGAAATGGAACCCGCCAAGGTGGTTCTGCCAAAAGTCGATAGGCTGGTTGAGTTTGCAAAGATGAAACGTGCCCAAAGGGCTCTAATCTAA
- the LOC119321884 gene encoding probable carboxylesterase 15 → MSTIPSSPASAVSGSAPAPPPDMVEDCMGIVQLLSDGTVRRSLDYSHLPMLRHVPSDLPVQWKDVVYDAGNGLRLRMYRPTTAGRAEKKHPKLPVLVYFHGGGFCIGSFEWPNFHAGALRLAGELPALVLSADYRLAPEHRLPAAHRDAETVLSWLRDQAAAGTDAWLAECADFGRVFVCGDSAGGNMVHHVAARLGSGALALGDRVRVVGCVILWPYFGGVERTAAEAEAEAMAPSSEFDPGKNFDQMWRLALPDGATRDHPTANPFGPESAPLDDVRFPPVLVANAGRDRMRDRVAEYVARLRAMGKPVELAEFEGQGHGFFVFAPFGDASDELVRVVRQFMCTCTATSHG, encoded by the exons ATGTCGACTATACCGTCCTCGCCCGCGTCCGCTGTCTCGGGttcggcgccggcgccgccgccggatATGGTGGAGGACTGCATGGGCATCGTGCAGCTCCTGAGCGACGGCACCGTGAGGCGCAGCCTGGACTACTCCCACCTGCCGATGCTGAGACACGTCCCCTCCGACCTGCCCGTCCAGTGGAAAGACGTGGTGTACGACGCCGGCAACGGCCTCCGCCTCCGGATGTACAGGCCAACCACCGCCGGCCGCGCAGAGAAGAAGCACCCGAAGCTCCCGGTGCTCGTCTACTTCCACGGCGGAGGCTTCTGCATCGGCAGCTTCGAGTGGCCCAACTTCCACGCGGGCGCGCTCCGGCTGGCCGGCGAGCTCCCGGCGCTCGTGCTCTCCGCCGACTACCGGCTCGCCCCGGAGCACCGCCTCCCCGCCGCGCACCGGGACGCCGAGACCGTCCTCTCGTGGCTCCGCGACCAGGCGGCCGCCGGCACCGACGCCTGGCTCGCCGAGTGCGCCGACTTCGGCCGGGTGTTCGTCTGCGGCGACTCCGCAGGCGGCAACATGGTGCACCACGTCGCCGCCCGCCTCGGCTCGGGCGCCCTCGCGCTCGGTGACCGGGTGCGGGTCGTCGGGTGCGTGATACTCTGGCCCTACTTCGGTGGCGTGGAGAGGACggcggccgaggccgaggccgagGCCATGGCGCCGTCGTCCGAGTTCGACCCTGGGAAGAACTTCGACCAGATGTGGCGGCTGGCTTTGCCGGACGGAGCGACCAGGGACCACCCGACGGCGAACCCGTTCGGGCCGGAGAGCGCCCCGCTCGATGACGTGCGGTTCCCTCCGGTGCTGGTTGCCAAT GCCGGCCGTGACCGGATGCGCGACCGGGTGGCTGAGTACGTGGCGAGGCTCCGGGCCATGGGGAAGCCCGTCGAGCTCGCCGAGTTCGAGGGCCAGGGCCATGGCTTCTTCGTGTTCGCCCCCTTCGGTGATGCCTCAGACGAGCTGGTCCGAGTGGTCAGGCAATTCATGTGTACGTGTACGGCGACCAGCCACGGGTGA
- the LOC119321887 gene encoding tubulin-folding cofactor A-like has product MVATLGSLGIKTRTCRRAVRELRSYEEEVEKEAATTAAMKERGADPYDLKQQENVLARMMIPDCHKRLEATLAELEATLAELKESGEQGVEIGEAESAITEVETVFEQFEDQLTSQERQCVEVLASILIKYLP; this is encoded by the exons ATGGTGGCGACTCTGGGGAGCCTCGGTATCAAGACGCGGACGTGCAGGAGGGCCGTGAGGGAGCTTCGGTCgtacgaggaggaggtggagaaggaggcggccACGACCGCAGCCATGAAGGAGAGAGGCGCCGATCCCTACGATCTCAAGCAGCAG GAGAATGTTTTGGCAAGGATGATGATCCCAGACTGTCATAAGCGTCTTGAAGCCACACTGGCAGAACTGGAAGCAACTCTG GCCGAGTTGAAGGAGTCAGGAGAACAAGGTGTTGAGATAGGAGAGGCGGAGAGCGCGATCACAGAAGTTGAAACTGTATTCGAGCAATTCGAAGATCAACTCACTAGTCAAGAGCGCCAGTGTGTTGAAGTTTTAGCAAGCATCTTGATAAAATACTTGCCCTGA